One window of the Pedobacter ginsengisoli genome contains the following:
- a CDS encoding prolyl oligopeptidase family serine peptidase — translation MNRIKLTALTILLFGLNSNAQDFKKYDSGNFIEGKDSIYYRILFPENFDPTQKYPILFFLHGSGERGSDNEKQLTHGGKLFLKDSVRKKFPAIIVFPQCSEDSFWANVEFKTNQEGQREFNFQTGGKPTKSMHALIGMIDNFLDKPFVDKKKVYIGGLSMGGMGTYELLRRKRKTFAAAFAICGGDNIANVQKYKKVPLWIFHGEKDDVVPVVLSTSIADQLKILDKTPKITLYPEANHNSWDSAFAEPELLPWLFSNQK, via the coding sequence ATGAACAGGATTAAATTAACCGCTTTGACGATCTTGCTGTTTGGATTAAATAGCAATGCTCAGGACTTTAAGAAATATGATTCAGGGAATTTTATTGAAGGAAAAGACAGCATTTATTATAGAATTCTGTTTCCTGAAAACTTTGATCCAACTCAAAAATATCCAATACTTTTTTTCTTACATGGAAGTGGAGAAAGAGGAAGCGACAATGAGAAGCAACTTACTCATGGTGGCAAGTTATTTTTGAAAGACAGTGTTCGTAAAAAATTCCCTGCAATAATAGTGTTCCCGCAATGCAGTGAAGATAGCTTCTGGGCAAATGTTGAGTTCAAGACAAATCAAGAAGGGCAGCGAGAATTTAATTTCCAAACTGGCGGCAAACCCACAAAATCTATGCATGCTTTGATAGGTATGATTGATAACTTTTTAGACAAACCTTTCGTGGATAAGAAAAAAGTTTACATAGGTGGTTTATCCATGGGAGGAATGGGCACTTATGAACTGTTGAGACGTAAACGTAAAACATTTGCTGCTGCTTTTGCTATCTGTGGGGGCGATAACATTGCTAATGTTCAAAAATATAAAAAGGTTCCGCTATGGATTTTTCATGGAGAGAAAGATGATGTAGTGCCTGTGGTACTTTCTACATCTATAGCTGATCAACTAAAAATATTGGATAAAACTCCAAAAATAACACTTTATCCCGAAGCCAATCACAACAGTTGGGACTCTGCCTTTGCAGAGCCGGAACTGTTGCCATGGCTATTTTCTAATCAGAAATAA
- a CDS encoding gluconate 2-dehydrogenase subunit 3 family protein, translating into MDRREAVRNMAFLMGGALSATTIGVFLDSCNSPSTKTSGNLFDDNQLKLITEVADIIIPTTSSPGAKAAGVGPFIALMVKDCYPEDAQKAFVKGLDALEGQSKDEFKKSFLEISPEQRTQLLSKLREETITATKAEQEALDKQNSDPDKAKSQTENAGFASILPKDKPKTEPRFFSIIRDLTLLGYFTSEIGATKAMAYVDIPGRYDGCVDLKPGQKVWA; encoded by the coding sequence ATGGACAGACGAGAAGCAGTGAGGAATATGGCCTTCCTAATGGGAGGAGCTTTATCTGCAACTACGATAGGAGTATTTCTTGACAGTTGTAACTCACCATCTACAAAAACCAGTGGTAACTTATTTGATGATAACCAGCTTAAGCTGATCACCGAAGTTGCTGACATCATTATCCCTACAACCAGTTCGCCAGGTGCAAAGGCGGCCGGAGTAGGTCCATTTATTGCCTTAATGGTAAAAGACTGCTATCCTGAAGATGCTCAAAAGGCATTTGTAAAAGGACTGGATGCTCTTGAAGGCCAATCTAAAGACGAATTTAAAAAATCTTTCCTTGAAATTTCTCCTGAACAGCGTACGCAGCTGCTTAGCAAATTAAGAGAAGAGACCATTACTGCTACCAAAGCTGAACAGGAAGCGCTTGATAAACAAAACAGTGATCCTGATAAGGCAAAATCTCAAACCGAAAATGCTGGTTTCGCATCGATCCTACCAAAGGACAAGCCGAAAACAGAACCACGTTTCTTCTCTATCATCAGAGACTTAACCTTACTGGGTTATTTCACTTCTGAAATTGGAGCAACTAAAGCAATGGCTTACGTTGATATCCCTGGCCGCTATGATGGCTGCGTGGATTTAAAACCTGGCCAAAAAGTTTGGGCATAA
- a CDS encoding c-type cytochrome codes for MKRTLFVLGCLAIFMASCASPEERAAANKAADSAKASTSAPATEAATTPATTDTAAKATTPAPAATTPAAPAAAAEKSKGEALIAKADCLACHSKTQKLVGPAYVNVAGKYPATDENIEHLADKIIAGGQGVWGAIPMTPHPTLSKDDAKEMVKYILSLKK; via the coding sequence ATGAAAAGAACACTATTTGTTTTAGGCTGTTTAGCAATCTTTATGGCCTCATGCGCAAGTCCGGAAGAAAGGGCTGCGGCAAATAAAGCAGCAGATTCAGCTAAGGCATCCACATCGGCTCCTGCAACAGAGGCCGCTACTACTCCTGCCACGACAGACACAGCTGCAAAGGCTACGACCCCTGCACCAGCTGCAACCACTCCGGCTGCTCCGGCAGCAGCAGCTGAAAAATCGAAAGGTGAAGCATTAATTGCTAAAGCTGACTGCCTTGCATGTCACAGCAAAACCCAAAAACTTGTTGGACCCGCTTACGTAAACGTAGCTGGAAAATATCCTGCAACTGATGAGAACATTGAGCATCTTGCGGATAAGATCATTGCAGGTGGACAAGGCGTTTGGGGTGCAATTCCAATGACTCCTCACCCAACATTAAGTAAAGACGATGCAAAAGAAATGGTAAAATATATTTTATCACTTAAAAAATAA
- a CDS encoding Gfo/Idh/MocA family protein codes for MKTRKIRMGMVGGGKDAFIGAVHRIAANIDGQVEFCCGALSIHPEIARESGEMLFLPEDRVYMNFEEMIEKESKLPADKRIDFVTIVTPNFAHFAPAMMALDHGFNVVIEKPIALSLEEAKLLQQKVQETGLILCLTHTYSGYPMVKQARQMVKEGKLGAIRKIMVEYPQGWLSTLTEREGNAQAAWRTDPTKSGKSGCMGDIGTHAAQLAEYISGLKITKLCADLNVVVQGRALDDDGNVLLKFDNGASGVLSASQVAAGEENALKIRVYGEKGGLEWNQQEPNTLTLKWLNEPAQIYRAGQAYLSDIAKHNLRVPGGHPEGYLEAFANIYRNFALTVSAKIHGTTPTEAMLDFPRVEDGVRGMAFIDTVVDSSQSDQKWTDFKI; via the coding sequence ATGAAGACAAGAAAAATTAGAATGGGCATGGTAGGCGGCGGTAAAGACGCGTTTATCGGTGCAGTTCATCGTATTGCCGCTAACATTGACGGCCAGGTAGAGTTTTGCTGCGGAGCATTGAGTATACACCCCGAAATTGCCAGAGAATCTGGTGAAATGTTATTCCTTCCGGAAGACAGGGTTTATATGAACTTTGAGGAAATGATTGAGAAAGAAAGCAAATTACCTGCTGACAAACGTATCGACTTTGTAACTATTGTTACCCCAAATTTTGCCCACTTTGCTCCTGCAATGATGGCCTTGGATCATGGGTTTAACGTAGTAATTGAAAAACCAATTGCTTTATCTCTTGAAGAAGCTAAGTTATTACAGCAAAAAGTACAGGAGACTGGCTTAATTCTATGCTTAACGCATACCTACTCTGGTTATCCAATGGTAAAACAAGCCAGACAAATGGTAAAAGAAGGAAAACTTGGTGCCATTAGAAAAATTATGGTTGAGTATCCTCAGGGATGGCTAAGCACGCTTACCGAAAGAGAAGGAAATGCCCAGGCCGCATGGCGCACCGACCCAACCAAAAGTGGAAAAAGCGGTTGTATGGGAGATATAGGAACACACGCTGCGCAATTAGCAGAGTATATTTCAGGCTTAAAAATCACTAAGCTATGTGCCGATCTGAACGTTGTAGTTCAGGGAAGGGCACTTGATGACGACGGCAACGTACTTTTGAAATTTGACAATGGCGCAAGCGGTGTATTATCAGCATCTCAGGTTGCTGCAGGTGAAGAAAATGCACTAAAAATTAGAGTATATGGAGAAAAAGGCGGATTAGAGTGGAACCAGCAAGAGCCAAATACGTTAACTTTAAAATGGCTTAATGAACCAGCTCAGATTTACCGCGCAGGGCAAGCTTATCTTTCAGATATTGCAAAACACAACTTACGTGTTCCAGGCGGACATCCGGAAGGCTACCTAGAAGCTTTTGCAAACATTTATAGAAATTTTGCACTTACGGTTTCGGCTAAAATCCATGGTACAACTCCTACAGAAGCCATGCTGGATTTCCCAAGGGTTGAAGATGGTGTAAGAGGTATGGCATTTATTGACACAGTAGTGGATTCAAGCCAATCTGATCAAAAATGGACAGATTTTAAAATATAA
- a CDS encoding YebC/PmpR family DNA-binding transcriptional regulator — protein sequence MGRAFEFRKERKFKRWAKMAVQFTRIGKEIVMAVKDGGASPDTNSRLRTAIQNAKAVNMPKDRVDAAIKRASNKDENGYEEYVYEGYAQHGVAVLIETATDNTNRTVANVRSYFNKTGGTLGKTGSLDFIFNRKSIFRFLPGEKDLEELEFELIDSGLEELYLEADEEGNDIAVVQTAFEDFGKMQKALEDQGLEMKSAKLERISLSTTTVTEEQAADVFKLIDKLEEDDDVQAVYHNMAE from the coding sequence ATGGGAAGAGCATTTGAGTTCAGAAAAGAAAGAAAATTTAAACGTTGGGCCAAAATGGCCGTACAATTTACCAGGATTGGTAAAGAGATTGTAATGGCCGTTAAAGATGGCGGAGCAAGTCCTGATACTAACTCTCGTTTACGTACAGCTATACAAAATGCTAAGGCAGTAAACATGCCTAAGGATAGAGTTGATGCGGCTATTAAACGTGCTTCAAATAAAGATGAAAATGGATACGAAGAGTATGTTTATGAAGGATATGCACAGCATGGAGTTGCCGTTCTAATAGAAACCGCTACAGACAATACAAACAGAACCGTAGCTAACGTACGTAGCTATTTCAATAAAACAGGTGGTACTTTAGGTAAAACGGGTTCTCTTGATTTTATATTTAACCGCAAGTCGATATTCAGGTTCTTACCGGGAGAGAAGGACCTTGAAGAACTGGAGTTTGAATTGATCGATTCAGGATTGGAAGAACTATATCTTGAGGCTGATGAAGAAGGAAATGACATTGCAGTAGTTCAAACTGCCTTCGAAGATTTCGGTAAAATGCAAAAAGCGCTCGAAGATCAGGGGCTTGAAATGAAAAGTGCCAAATTAGAACGTATTTCACTTTCTACTACTACAGTAACTGAAGAACAAGCTGCAGATGTATTTAAACTTATAGATAAACTGGAAGAGGACGATGATGTTCAGGCTGTTTATCATAATATGGCAGAATAA
- a CDS encoding GMC oxidoreductase yields MSNLNTKATANNTYDAIVVGSGISGGWAAKELTEKGLKVLLLERGRNIEHVKDYTTATKKPWEFEHRGRITEAQKEAHPVQKRDYPYSEFNESYWVNDHDCPYTEIKRFDWYRGFHVGGKSLMWGRQSYRFSDLNFEDNLKDGHGVDWPIRYKDLAPWYDYVEKFAGISGQVEGWPALPDGHFLPPMEMNCVEKDVKKRIEDKWKKSRIMTIGRTANLTVPHGGRGSCQYRNLCSRGCPFGAYFSTQSSTLPAAMATNNLTLRPFSLVNTIIYDKETQKAKGVVVIDSETKETIEYFAKIVFVNGSTLGSTFLLLNSTSAEFPDGLGNGSGQLGHNLMDHHFRCGASGRAEGFDDKYTYGRRANGIYIPRYRNMGNDKRDYVRGFGYQGGASRGNWHADVAEMAFGAEFKDQMTTPGAWSMGLGGFGESLPYFENRVYIDKSKKDKWGQPVLAIDCEFKDNEQKMRVDMMNDAAEMLEASGIKDVKTYDNGSAPGMAIHEMGTARMGHDPKTSVLNKWNQMHEVKNVFVTDGSCMTSAACQNPSLTYMALTARACDFAVSELKKGNI; encoded by the coding sequence ATGAGCAATTTAAATACGAAAGCGACAGCTAACAATACATATGATGCAATTGTTGTAGGATCTGGAATTAGTGGTGGCTGGGCAGCAAAGGAATTAACAGAAAAAGGCTTAAAAGTTTTATTACTTGAAAGAGGAAGAAACATTGAGCACGTAAAAGATTATACTACCGCGACAAAAAAGCCATGGGAATTTGAGCATCGCGGAAGAATAACAGAAGCACAAAAAGAAGCGCACCCGGTACAAAAGAGAGATTATCCATACTCAGAATTTAACGAGAGCTATTGGGTAAATGACCATGATTGTCCGTATACAGAAATTAAACGTTTTGATTGGTACCGTGGATTCCACGTAGGTGGAAAATCATTGATGTGGGGCAGACAGAGCTACCGTTTCAGTGATCTTAACTTTGAAGACAACCTTAAAGATGGGCATGGCGTAGACTGGCCAATCAGATATAAAGACCTTGCACCATGGTATGATTATGTAGAGAAATTTGCAGGTATCAGTGGACAAGTAGAAGGATGGCCAGCATTGCCTGACGGACATTTCTTACCTCCAATGGAGATGAACTGTGTTGAGAAGGATGTAAAAAAGCGCATTGAAGATAAGTGGAAAAAATCGAGGATCATGACCATTGGCCGTACAGCCAATTTAACTGTACCTCATGGCGGAAGGGGCTCTTGTCAATACCGCAACCTTTGTAGCAGGGGCTGTCCGTTCGGTGCTTATTTTAGTACCCAATCATCTACCCTGCCTGCTGCTATGGCGACAAACAACCTTACTTTACGTCCTTTTTCATTGGTAAACACCATCATCTATGACAAGGAAACCCAAAAGGCAAAAGGTGTTGTAGTAATCGATTCTGAAACAAAAGAAACTATAGAATATTTTGCAAAGATCGTTTTTGTAAACGGATCTACTTTAGGTTCTACTTTCTTGTTGCTTAATTCTACATCTGCTGAATTCCCTGATGGATTAGGTAATGGCAGTGGTCAGTTAGGCCATAACCTGATGGATCACCACTTCCGTTGTGGTGCATCTGGAAGAGCAGAGGGTTTTGATGATAAATATACTTATGGCCGCCGCGCAAATGGAATCTACATCCCTAGATACAGAAACATGGGCAATGATAAACGCGACTATGTAAGAGGTTTTGGCTATCAAGGAGGTGCAAGCAGAGGTAACTGGCATGCTGATGTTGCTGAAATGGCATTTGGAGCCGAGTTTAAAGATCAAATGACCACTCCGGGTGCATGGAGTATGGGATTGGGAGGCTTTGGTGAATCTCTTCCATATTTCGAAAACCGCGTTTACATTGACAAAAGCAAGAAAGACAAGTGGGGTCAGCCGGTATTGGCTATTGATTGTGAGTTTAAAGATAACGAGCAGAAAATGCGCGTTGATATGATGAATGATGCTGCAGAAATGCTTGAGGCATCAGGAATTAAAGACGTTAAAACTTACGATAACGGATCTGCACCAGGTATGGCGATACATGAAATGGGAACTGCCCGTATGGGACATGACCCTAAAACTTCGGTATTAAATAAATGGAATCAGATGCATGAAGTAAAAAATGTTTTTGTAACAGATGGATCTTGCATGACTTCAGCTGCATGCCAGAACCCATCATTAACATATATGGCTTTAACAGCAAGAGCTTGTGATTTTGCAGTTAGTGAATTAAAAAAAGGTAACATTTAA
- a CDS encoding NAD-dependent epimerase/dehydratase family protein, producing the protein MVEKIVVLGSNGQIGTELVTALRKVYGELNVVACDIRRPDYDIKNSGPFEFVNVLEKDTLNSIFQKYKPTQVYLLAALLSATGEQNPKLAWDLNMNGLLNILDLAITYQTAKVYWPSSIAVFGPNSPKDNTPQYCVMDPNTVYGISKLAGERWCEYYHQKYNLDVRSIRYPGLISWKAAPGGGTTDYAIHIFHDALKKGTYASFLNAATELPMMYMDDAIRGTIELMDADASKITIRSSYNFAGVSFTPEILAAEIRKHIPEFTLTYTENDPRQNIADSWPRSIDDSFAIDEWAWKPEYDLSKLTIDMIKNLKK; encoded by the coding sequence ATGGTTGAGAAAATAGTAGTATTAGGTTCTAATGGCCAGATAGGCACAGAACTGGTAACAGCTTTACGAAAAGTATATGGGGAGTTAAATGTCGTTGCATGCGACATCCGCCGACCTGATTATGACATTAAAAACTCCGGGCCTTTTGAATTTGTAAACGTATTGGAAAAGGATACTTTAAATAGTATTTTTCAGAAGTATAAACCAACACAGGTGTATTTACTGGCAGCACTTTTATCGGCAACAGGAGAGCAAAATCCTAAACTTGCCTGGGACCTTAACATGAATGGCTTGCTTAATATTTTAGATCTGGCAATAACCTATCAAACTGCAAAAGTTTACTGGCCAAGTTCTATTGCCGTGTTCGGGCCAAACTCTCCGAAGGATAATACTCCTCAATATTGTGTGATGGATCCGAATACTGTTTATGGAATTAGTAAACTCGCCGGAGAACGCTGGTGCGAATACTACCATCAAAAATATAATTTAGATGTACGAAGCATACGCTACCCGGGCCTGATAAGCTGGAAGGCTGCACCAGGGGGTGGAACTACTGATTATGCGATTCATATTTTTCACGATGCCTTAAAAAAGGGAACTTATGCCTCGTTTTTAAATGCAGCAACGGAATTGCCGATGATGTATATGGATGATGCTATACGGGGAACAATAGAGCTAATGGATGCTGACGCCTCAAAAATTACTATCCGCTCCAGCTATAATTTTGCCGGAGTAAGTTTTACCCCTGAGATTTTGGCAGCCGAGATCAGAAAGCATATTCCGGAATTTACATTAACTTACACCGAAAATGATCCGCGACAAAACATTGCGGATAGCTGGCCGAGGTCAATTGACGATAGCTTTGCCATAGATGAATGGGCATGGAAACCTGAATATGACCTATCAAAGCTTACAATTGATATGATTAAAAATTTAAAAAAATGA
- a CDS encoding sugar phosphate isomerase/epimerase family protein, translating into MTTLKGPGVFLAQFIGDEAPFNSLDAICEWAAGLGFKGIQMPTLDARFIDLQKAAESKTYADELTGKVRSYGLEITELSTHLQGQLVAVHPAYDLAFDAFAPDQYKNNPKARTEWAVQQLKYAAKASQNLGLNAHATFSGSLLWHMFHPWPQRPEGLVDAAFTELAKRWTPILNEFDNCGVDVCYEIHPGEDLFDGITYEMFLEKVNNHPRACLLYDPSHFVLQQLDYIQYIDFYHERIKAFHVKDSEFNATGKQGTFGGYQSWANRAGRYRSPGDGQVDFKTIFSKLAQYDYKGWAVMEWECCIKDAEVGAREGAEFIKKNIIKVTTKAFDDFAASGGNDDFNNRILGLDK; encoded by the coding sequence ATGACAACACTTAAAGGTCCCGGAGTTTTCCTTGCTCAATTTATTGGTGATGAGGCTCCTTTTAATTCTTTAGATGCTATTTGTGAATGGGCGGCGGGCTTAGGCTTTAAAGGTATCCAAATGCCTACCCTTGACGCAAGGTTTATCGATCTTCAAAAAGCAGCAGAAAGCAAAACATATGCTGATGAGTTAACCGGCAAGGTTAGATCGTATGGTCTGGAAATCACGGAATTGTCGACACATTTACAAGGTCAGCTGGTTGCTGTACATCCGGCATATGACCTTGCTTTTGATGCCTTCGCTCCTGATCAATATAAAAACAATCCTAAAGCAAGAACTGAATGGGCAGTGCAGCAATTAAAATATGCTGCAAAAGCCTCTCAGAATCTTGGCTTAAATGCACATGCTACTTTTAGCGGTTCGTTGCTTTGGCATATGTTCCATCCGTGGCCTCAACGCCCGGAAGGACTTGTTGATGCAGCTTTTACTGAACTTGCAAAAAGGTGGACACCTATATTAAACGAGTTTGATAACTGTGGTGTAGATGTTTGTTACGAAATACACCCTGGTGAAGATCTTTTTGACGGCATCACTTACGAAATGTTCCTTGAAAAGGTGAACAACCACCCTCGTGCATGTCTGCTTTATGATCCATCTCACTTTGTATTACAGCAGCTTGATTACATCCAGTACATAGATTTTTACCATGAACGCATAAAAGCATTCCATGTTAAAGATTCTGAATTCAATGCTACAGGAAAACAAGGAACATTTGGAGGCTATCAGAGCTGGGCAAACCGTGCCGGAAGGTATCGTTCGCCAGGTGATGGGCAGGTAGATTTCAAAACCATATTCAGTAAGCTTGCTCAGTATGATTACAAAGGTTGGGCTGTAATGGAATGGGAATGCTGCATTAAGGATGCCGAAGTTGGCGCCAGAGAAGGTGCTGAATTCATCAAAAAGAATATCATTAAAGTAACCACTAAAGCATTCGATGATTTTGCTGCTTCAGGAGGTAATGACGACTTCAATAACAGAATTTTAGGTTTAGATAAATAA
- the bglX gene encoding beta-glucosidase BglX: protein MKISHLLLLFTFFCSSATFAQQKKKVPAADQKMNAFISNLLSKMTLDEKIGQLNLLTGGEATTGSVVSTDVESKIKNGQVGGMFSFTTPQKIRKAQEIAVNESRLKIPIIFGQDVIHGYKTTFPIPLALSCTWDMSLIQKTARIAAVEATADGLNWTFSPMVDISRDPRWGRISEGSGEDTYLGSQIAKAMIKGYQGDDLSKYNTMMACVKHFALYGAAEAGRDYNTTDMSLDRMYNEYLPPYKAAVDAGAGSVMTSFNDINGVPATANKWLMTDLLRKQWGFKGFVVTDYTAINELIDHGLGDLQAVSALSLNAGVDMDMVGEGFLTTLKKSVQQGKVKTQQIDNACRLVLEAKYKLGLFEDPYRYCNEERAKSEILKPEHLQFAREAATQSFVLLKNDKQTLPLKKTGTVALIGPLANTGPNMPGTWSVNSDLGNTASLLEGMKATLGSDVKILHSLGSNLLANEEYQKRATMFGRDIPRDNRPEQQVIKEAVDVAKQADVVIAALGESSEMSGESSSRTDLKIPAVQKRLLQALLKTGKPVVLVLFSGRPLVLNWENENVPAILNVWFGGTEAAKAITDVVFGDVNPSGKLTATFPQNVGQIPLYYSHKNTGRPLEDGKWFSKFRSNYIDVSNEPLYPFGYGLSYTTFDYSDVKLDKNKFKAGEVINASVIVKNTGTREGKEVVQLYIRDLVGSSTRPVKELKHFEKINLKPGESKTVNFKITVDDLKFYNSNLKYVAEPGDFKVFIGTNSRDVKTNQFTLL from the coding sequence ATGAAAATATCTCACTTACTATTATTGTTTACATTTTTCTGCAGCAGTGCCACTTTTGCACAGCAGAAAAAAAAAGTTCCCGCAGCTGATCAAAAAATGAATGCTTTTATCAGCAATCTGCTATCTAAGATGACTTTAGATGAAAAGATTGGGCAACTTAATTTACTAACCGGTGGCGAAGCGACCACAGGATCAGTAGTAAGTACGGATGTTGAAAGTAAAATAAAAAATGGACAGGTAGGTGGTATGTTCAGTTTTACCACACCTCAAAAAATCCGTAAGGCACAAGAGATTGCTGTAAATGAAAGCAGACTTAAAATACCTATCATTTTTGGTCAGGATGTGATTCATGGATATAAAACTACCTTCCCCATTCCATTGGCTTTATCCTGCACCTGGGATATGTCTCTTATACAAAAAACTGCTCGCATTGCTGCGGTTGAGGCTACTGCCGATGGGCTTAACTGGACCTTCTCTCCTATGGTTGATATTTCAAGAGATCCGCGCTGGGGAAGAATCTCTGAAGGATCTGGAGAGGATACTTATCTGGGCAGCCAAATTGCCAAAGCAATGATTAAGGGCTATCAGGGCGATGATCTTTCTAAATACAATACTATGATGGCTTGTGTTAAGCACTTTGCCTTATATGGTGCTGCTGAGGCCGGAAGGGACTACAATACTACAGACATGAGTTTGGATAGGATGTACAATGAATACCTGCCTCCTTATAAAGCTGCTGTTGATGCTGGTGCTGGAAGTGTAATGACCTCATTTAATGATATAAATGGTGTGCCGGCTACTGCCAATAAATGGTTAATGACTGATCTGTTACGTAAACAATGGGGTTTTAAAGGTTTCGTAGTTACTGATTATACAGCCATAAATGAATTGATAGATCATGGCTTAGGCGATTTACAAGCAGTATCGGCCTTATCGTTAAATGCCGGTGTTGACATGGATATGGTTGGTGAAGGGTTTTTAACTACACTAAAAAAATCAGTACAACAAGGTAAAGTTAAAACCCAGCAAATTGATAACGCATGCCGCCTTGTGTTAGAGGCCAAATATAAACTTGGATTGTTTGAAGATCCGTATCGTTATTGCAATGAAGAACGTGCAAAATCTGAAATACTTAAACCTGAACATTTACAATTTGCACGTGAAGCGGCAACGCAATCGTTCGTATTGTTAAAAAATGATAAACAGACATTACCTCTTAAAAAAACAGGTACAGTTGCATTAATTGGCCCGTTAGCTAACACGGGTCCTAATATGCCAGGAACATGGAGTGTAAACAGCGATTTAGGAAATACCGCTTCCCTTTTAGAAGGAATGAAAGCTACATTAGGATCGGATGTTAAAATTCTACATAGCTTGGGCTCCAATTTATTGGCCAATGAAGAGTATCAAAAAAGAGCTACAATGTTCGGCCGCGATATTCCAAGAGACAACCGTCCGGAACAACAGGTGATCAAAGAAGCCGTAGATGTTGCAAAACAAGCCGATGTGGTTATTGCTGCTTTAGGAGAAAGTTCAGAAATGAGTGGCGAGAGTTCAAGTCGTACGGATCTGAAAATTCCGGCAGTTCAAAAACGCTTATTACAGGCCTTACTTAAAACTGGTAAGCCGGTGGTTTTAGTTTTGTTTAGTGGGCGCCCACTGGTTTTAAACTGGGAAAATGAGAATGTACCGGCAATACTTAATGTTTGGTTTGGTGGTACTGAAGCTGCTAAGGCTATTACTGATGTTGTGTTTGGCGATGTAAACCCTTCCGGAAAATTGACAGCCACTTTCCCACAAAACGTTGGTCAGATTCCGCTGTATTACAGTCATAAAAATACAGGTCGTCCATTAGAAGATGGTAAATGGTTTTCTAAATTCCGTTCTAATTACATTGATGTAAGTAATGAGCCTTTGTATCCCTTTGGATATGGACTAAGCTATACCACATTTGATTATAGCGATGTAAAACTTGACAAAAATAAATTTAAGGCCGGTGAAGTTATCAATGCAAGTGTTATTGTTAAGAATACCGGAACACGAGAAGGAAAAGAAGTAGTTCAGCTTTACATAAGAGATTTAGTAGGCAGCTCTACCCGGCCGGTTAAAGAGTTAAAACACTTTGAAAAGATTAATTTAAAACCAGGAGAAAGCAAAACTGTTAATTTCAAGATTACTGTTGATGATTTAAAATTCTATAATTCAAACCTGAAATATGTAGCAGAGCCTGGAGATTTTAAAGTATTCATTGGTACAAATTCAAGAGACGTTAAGACTAATCAGTTTACATTGTTATAG